The following proteins come from a genomic window of Lolium rigidum isolate FL_2022 chromosome 5, APGP_CSIRO_Lrig_0.1, whole genome shotgun sequence:
- the LOC124656018 gene encoding putative pectinesterase 63, whose amino-acid sequence MQRHKREVLPLSIAFLVLLVAFISPAYSQHQQASFNVGGGGAPKTPSSGGDAGAGAGSSFDQFIAQNVEHYAVTEQIYASKAKNGTGGKTLDADLSAAEASKVRYVVSPDGKGKFRTITEAIKAVPERNKQRVILDIRPGTYKEKVLVPSTKPFITFLGNTKNPPIITWDDTAGTRAKDGSAVGTMGSASVAVEADYFMASGIVFKNHAPLALPGAKGGQAVALRVFGTKAAFYDCTIDGGQDTLYDHKGLHYFKNCVIKGSVDFIFGFGRSLYTDCTIMSVTKEIAVLTAQQRTKTISDAVESGFSFVRCKITGMGQIYLGRAWGDSSRVVYSFTDMGKEVVPVGWDGWNVEKPAKTGVFYGEYKCTGPGAMSTQRIGWARVLNDMQARAFTGSHFVYGNSWILPPPK is encoded by the exons ATGCAGAGGCACAAACGTGAAGTTTTGCCCCTCTCCATTGCCTTTCTTGTGCTACTCGTAGCATTCATCTCCCCGGCGTATTCGCAGCACCAGCAAGCCAGCTTCaacgtgggtggcggcggcgccccgaaaACGCCGAGTTCTGGTGGCGACGCCGGAGCTGGAGCCGGCAGCAGCTTCGACCAGTTCATTGCCCAGAACGTGGAGCACTACGCCGTCACCGAGCAGATCTACGCCAGCAAGGCCAAGAACGGCACCGGCGGCAAGACGCTGGACGCCGACCTGTCAGCGGCGGAGGCCTCCAAGGTGAGGTACGTGGTGAGCCCCGACGGCAAGGGGAAGTTCAGGACCATCACGGAGGCGATCAAGGCCGTGCCAGAGAGGAACAAGCAGCGGGTGATCCTCGACATCCGGCCCGGCACCTACAa GGAGAAGGTGCTGGTCCCGAGCACGAAGCCATTCATCACGTTCCTGGGCAACACAAAGAACCCGCCGATCATCACGTGGGATGACACAGCCGGGACGCGCGCCAAAGACGGCTCCGCCGTCGGAACCATGGGCAGCGCTAGCGTCGCAGTCGAGGCCGACTACTTCATGGCCTCCGGCATCGTCTTCAAG AACCACGCGCCATTGGCATTGCCGGGGGCAAAGGGCGGGCAGGCGGTGGCGCTGCGCGTGTTCGGCACCAAGGCCGCCTTCTACGACTGCACCATTGACGGTGGGCAGGACACGCTGTACGACCACAAGGGCCTTCACTACTTCAAGAACTGCGTCATCAAGGGGAGCGTGGACTTCATCTTCGGCTTCGGGAGGTCCCTCTACACG GACTGCACGATCATGTCGGTGACGAAGGAGATAGCGGTGCTGACGGCGCAACAGCGGACCAAGACCATCTCCGACGCCGTGGAGAGCGGGTTCTCGTTCGTGCGGTGCAAGATCACGGGCATGGGGCAGATCTACCTGGGGAGAGCGTGGGGGGACTCATCCCGGGTGGTCTACTCCTTCACCGACATGGGGAAAGAGGTCGTCCCCGTTGGATGGGACGGATGGAACGTCGAGAAGCCAGCAAA GACCGGGGTATTCTACGGGGAGTACAAGTGCACCGGGCCAGGGGCGATGTCCACCCAGAGGATCGGGTGGGCGCGGGTGCTCAACGACATGCAGGCTAGGGCTTTCACCGGCTCGCACTTCGTATACGGCAACTCGTGGATCCTGCCCCCACCAAAGTAG